The proteins below come from a single Burkholderia humptydooensis genomic window:
- a CDS encoding acyl-CoA dehydrogenase produces the protein MSYTAPVKDMLFVMKELAGIDAVAKLRGYEDAGFDTAQAVLDESAKFCGEVLAPLNIEGDKNPSSWKDGAVTATPGFKDAFRQFAEGGWQGLQHPTEYDGQGLPKLIATPCIEMLNASNLSFALCPLLTDGAIEALLTAGTDEQKSRYVPKLIAGVWTGTMNLTEPQAGSDLALVRSRAEPQPDGSYKVFGTKIFITWGEHDMADNIVHLVLARTPNAPEGVKGISLFIVPKFLVNEDGSLGARNDVHCVSIEHKLGIKASPTAVLQYGDHGGAIGYLVGEENRGLEYMFIMMNAARFGVGMQGIGVAECAYQKAAEFAKERVQSRPVDGSAKQSVTIIHHPDVRRMLATMRALTEGARALSYVAAAHSDHAHRAADEGVRAKHQAIYEYLVPIVKGWSTEMVNEVASLGIQVHGGMGFIEETGAAQYYRDARILAIYEGTTAIQANDLVGRKTARDGGAVAKAIVGEIRQTVEALGAHDGPAFAAMKVQLENGARALSAVVDFVVANVKGDPNAVFAGGVPYLKLAGIVLCGWQMARALLVAQQKRADDPKFYDAKIAIAQFYAEHILAQASGFEASIVGAKGGQGVFALTEDQF, from the coding sequence ATGAGCTATACCGCACCCGTCAAGGACATGCTGTTCGTGATGAAGGAACTGGCCGGCATCGACGCGGTCGCGAAGCTGCGCGGCTACGAGGACGCCGGCTTCGACACGGCGCAGGCCGTGCTCGACGAATCGGCGAAGTTCTGCGGCGAGGTGCTCGCGCCGCTGAACATCGAGGGCGACAAGAACCCGAGTAGCTGGAAGGACGGCGCCGTCACGGCGACGCCCGGCTTCAAGGATGCGTTCCGCCAGTTCGCCGAAGGCGGCTGGCAGGGGCTCCAGCATCCGACCGAATACGACGGCCAGGGCCTGCCGAAGCTGATCGCGACGCCGTGCATCGAGATGCTGAACGCATCGAACCTGTCGTTCGCACTGTGTCCGCTCCTGACCGACGGCGCAATCGAAGCGCTCCTCACGGCCGGCACCGACGAACAGAAATCCCGCTACGTGCCGAAGCTCATCGCGGGCGTTTGGACGGGCACGATGAACCTCACCGAGCCGCAGGCGGGCTCCGACCTCGCGCTCGTGCGCTCGCGCGCGGAGCCGCAGCCCGACGGCTCGTACAAGGTGTTCGGCACGAAGATCTTCATCACGTGGGGCGAACACGACATGGCGGACAACATCGTCCACCTCGTGCTCGCGCGCACGCCGAACGCGCCCGAAGGCGTGAAGGGCATTTCGCTGTTCATCGTGCCCAAGTTCCTCGTCAACGAAGACGGCAGCCTCGGCGCGCGCAACGACGTGCATTGCGTGTCGATCGAGCACAAGCTCGGCATCAAGGCGAGCCCGACTGCGGTGCTGCAGTACGGCGACCACGGCGGCGCGATCGGCTATCTCGTCGGCGAAGAGAACCGCGGCCTCGAGTACATGTTCATCATGATGAACGCGGCGCGCTTCGGCGTCGGGATGCAGGGGATCGGCGTCGCCGAGTGCGCGTACCAGAAGGCCGCCGAGTTCGCGAAGGAGCGCGTGCAGAGCCGTCCCGTCGACGGCTCCGCAAAGCAGTCGGTGACGATCATCCATCACCCGGACGTGCGCCGGATGCTCGCGACGATGCGCGCGCTGACGGAAGGCGCGCGCGCACTGTCCTACGTCGCCGCCGCGCATAGCGATCACGCGCACCGCGCGGCCGACGAAGGCGTGCGTGCGAAGCATCAGGCGATCTACGAGTATCTGGTGCCGATCGTGAAGGGCTGGAGCACCGAGATGGTCAACGAGGTCGCGAGCCTCGGCATCCAGGTGCACGGCGGGATGGGCTTCATCGAGGAAACGGGCGCCGCGCAATACTACCGCGACGCGCGCATTCTCGCGATCTACGAAGGCACGACCGCGATCCAGGCGAACGACCTCGTCGGCCGGAAGACGGCGCGCGACGGCGGCGCGGTCGCGAAGGCGATCGTCGGCGAGATCCGGCAGACGGTCGAAGCGCTCGGCGCGCACGACGGCCCGGCGTTCGCCGCGATGAAGGTTCAACTGGAGAACGGCGCGCGCGCGCTGTCGGCCGTCGTCGACTTTGTCGTCGCGAACGTGAAAGGCGATCCGAACGCGGTGTTCGCCGGCGGCGTGCCGTATCTGAAGCTCGCGGGCATCGTGCTGTGCGGCTGGCAAATGGCGCGCGCGCTGCTCGTCGCGCAGCAAAAGCGCGCCGATGACCCGAAGTTCTACGACGCGAAGATCGCGATCGCGCAGTTCTATGCGGAGCACATCCTCGCGCAGGCGAGCGGGTTCGAAGCGTCGATCGTCGGCGCGAAGGGCGGGCAAGGCGTGTTCGCGCTGACGGAAGACCAGTTCTGA
- the ltrA gene encoding group II intron reverse transcriptase/maturase, translating to MISKPVMDAEALETVAEHARGGRKPPGCVRGAETGTATSGQTKSEGDALMERVVERGNMRRAYRRVLRNQGSAGVDGLSVEGLGDWLKMHWPSVKQALLEGRYVPQAVRRADIPKPQGGVRTLGVPSVVDRLIQQALHQVLQPILEPTFSASSYGFRPGKSALDAVRQAQAYVQGGRHWVVDIDLEKFFDRVNHDVLMGRVARHVKDKVTLKLIRRFLEAGMMAHGVTRARTEGTPQGGPLSPLLSNILLSDLDRRLESRGLAFCRYADDCNIYVGSQQAGQRVMARIRAYLEKVLKLRVNEAKSAVARPSTRKFLGYRVAVRLGQAQIRIAPESIKRLMTRVRDLTLKGRSGSLEQTIRKLNPVLRGWANYFRLSQQHKRLEGLDGWLRRRLRCLIWRQWKRPRTRERNMIALGLRPERAWKSSVNGRGPWWNAGSHHLKQALPNAYFDARGLVSIRRTVDRLQSIN from the coding sequence ATGATCTCGAAGCCTGTTATGGATGCAGAAGCGCTGGAGACAGTGGCCGAGCACGCGAGGGGTGGCCGGAAGCCACCGGGCTGCGTGCGGGGTGCGGAGACGGGCACGGCGACATCTGGGCAAACGAAATCGGAGGGCGACGCGCTGATGGAGCGCGTCGTGGAACGCGGCAACATGAGGCGAGCATACCGCCGGGTGCTGAGGAACCAGGGTTCAGCCGGGGTAGATGGGCTGAGCGTGGAAGGCCTTGGTGACTGGCTCAAGATGCACTGGCCGAGTGTGAAGCAGGCGCTGCTGGAAGGGCGGTACGTACCGCAGGCGGTACGCCGGGCGGACATACCGAAGCCGCAAGGCGGGGTGAGGACGCTGGGCGTGCCAAGCGTGGTGGACCGACTGATCCAGCAAGCGCTGCACCAAGTATTGCAACCGATCTTGGAGCCGACGTTCTCGGCGAGTAGTTACGGATTCCGACCGGGCAAGAGTGCGTTGGACGCGGTGCGTCAGGCGCAAGCCTATGTTCAGGGTGGTCGGCATTGGGTGGTCGATATCGATTTGGAGAAGTTCTTCGATCGAGTCAACCATGATGTGCTGATGGGCCGGGTTGCGAGGCATGTAAAAGACAAAGTGACGCTGAAGCTGATTCGCCGCTTCCTCGAAGCGGGGATGATGGCGCACGGCGTGACGCGTGCGAGGACGGAGGGCACGCCGCAAGGCGGCCCGCTGTCCCCGCTACTGTCGAATATATTGCTGAGTGATCTGGATCGGAGGCTGGAGAGCCGAGGGCTGGCGTTCTGCCGGTACGCTGACGACTGCAACATTTACGTTGGCAGCCAACAAGCAGGACAGCGCGTCATGGCGAGAATCAGGGCCTATCTCGAGAAGGTCTTGAAGCTGCGCGTGAACGAGGCCAAGAGTGCGGTGGCGCGGCCGAGCACGCGGAAGTTCCTGGGATACCGGGTGGCGGTGAGGTTGGGTCAAGCACAGATCCGGATTGCACCGGAAAGCATCAAGCGATTGATGACGCGGGTGCGGGATCTGACGTTGAAGGGAAGAAGCGGGTCCCTTGAGCAGACGATCCGGAAGCTCAACCCGGTCCTACGGGGGTGGGCAAATTACTTCCGGCTCAGCCAGCAGCACAAGCGGCTGGAGGGGCTGGACGGATGGTTGCGAAGGCGTTTGCGCTGCCTGATCTGGCGGCAGTGGAAGCGCCCCCGAACCCGAGAGCGCAACATGATCGCACTGGGCCTACGCCCGGAGCGGGCATGGAAATCGAGCGTGAACGGGCGAGGACCTTGGTGGAACGCCGGTTCTCACCATTTGAAGCAGGCGTTACCCAATGCCTACTTCGATGCACGGGGACTGGTCTCGATCCGTCGGACGGTGGATCGCCTCCAGAGCATTAACTGA
- a CDS encoding tyrosine-type recombinase/integrase yields MSDKNAAQDSIERADDPTEWVVRKVKELSDTKSKRESDLQTVIGRLLPTGFPFVVDDISGAISELILFYLYEKHFKEKASVLVINKLVAYAFDCKDWLNFLDCFEIIWHQATLEDLERYVGVMNAVISPSSGEAYHNSTPRRRVSTIEGLYQWAREKVIYDGPLPKNALLWPIDGSSSNEEGTSRNKVTVSLTAEEDEPVHVMELEQARCIMKKLGPLPREVIVNRENVLFDSTDEAIRVMRLDVRSSRDRLAAEYGLNSGLRISEIRGMNCNLFNGYKTESVEPNKHYKFWVVGKGRKRRRVDVPGWLIQETLTYMECERSLIVSSVGIAANANALFLNPVITRQHAGKRVSVRTLERQFAKACVETGQCVLEERTSIKQRGSVVEEKTFYQETPLFVFHDLRHTYAVWTYYARKRAGDLEPWAYIQARLGHKHLTTTMNRYLKAAGDFEAAVSDAFMRHINEKY; encoded by the coding sequence ATGTCCGACAAGAACGCCGCCCAAGACTCAATCGAACGTGCCGACGACCCCACGGAATGGGTTGTACGAAAGGTCAAGGAACTGTCCGATACAAAATCGAAGCGAGAATCCGATTTACAGACGGTTATTGGTCGGCTGTTACCGACTGGTTTCCCTTTTGTTGTGGACGATATCTCTGGAGCAATCTCAGAGTTAATTTTGTTTTACCTGTACGAAAAGCACTTCAAGGAGAAAGCTTCAGTACTCGTCATAAACAAGCTTGTTGCCTATGCGTTTGATTGCAAGGACTGGCTCAATTTTCTAGATTGCTTTGAAATTATATGGCACCAAGCTACCTTAGAAGACCTTGAGCGTTATGTGGGTGTGATGAATGCGGTGATTTCACCGAGTTCCGGCGAAGCATATCACAATTCGACTCCGCGACGGAGAGTTTCAACGATAGAAGGTCTTTATCAGTGGGCGCGCGAGAAAGTCATCTACGATGGACCCTTGCCTAAAAACGCGCTTTTGTGGCCCATAGACGGTAGCTCTTCAAACGAAGAAGGAACGTCGAGAAACAAAGTCACTGTTTCCCTCACTGCAGAAGAGGATGAACCCGTTCATGTGATGGAACTCGAGCAGGCGCGTTGCATTATGAAAAAGCTAGGTCCTTTACCTCGAGAAGTGATAGTTAATCGAGAGAATGTGCTGTTCGACTCAACTGATGAAGCCATTCGAGTCATGAGATTAGATGTACGCTCGTCGCGTGACCGGCTTGCCGCTGAGTACGGGCTGAATTCAGGACTTCGGATAAGCGAAATTCGCGGTATGAATTGCAATCTCTTTAACGGCTATAAGACTGAGTCAGTCGAACCGAACAAACATTATAAATTTTGGGTCGTTGGGAAGGGAAGAAAGCGTCGGAGAGTTGACGTGCCGGGATGGCTTATTCAGGAGACGCTCACTTATATGGAATGCGAACGCAGTCTAATCGTCTCCTCAGTCGGAATCGCGGCCAACGCGAATGCTTTGTTTCTTAATCCCGTGATTACTCGTCAGCATGCAGGGAAGCGCGTATCGGTTCGTACCTTGGAGCGTCAGTTCGCGAAAGCTTGCGTAGAGACTGGCCAATGCGTGCTAGAAGAACGAACGTCAATCAAACAACGGGGGAGCGTCGTTGAAGAGAAGACGTTTTACCAAGAAACTCCCCTCTTTGTTTTTCATGACCTTCGGCATACCTACGCCGTTTGGACTTATTACGCTCGGAAGCGGGCTGGCGACTTGGAGCCTTGGGCATACATCCAAGCGCGTCTTGGTCACAAGCATTTGACGACCACGATGAACAGGTATCTGAAAGCAGCCGGAGATTTTGAGGCTGCGGTGTCCGACGCTTTCATGCGGCACATCAATGAAAAATACTAA
- a CDS encoding electron transfer flavoprotein subunit alpha/FixB family protein — protein MTILVIAEHDNASIKAATLNTVAAATKIGGDIHVLVAGHDAQGAADAAAKIAGVSKVLLADAPQLADGLAENVEATALNVAKDYSHILAPATAYGKNIAPRIAAKLDVAQISDITAVDSADTFERPIYAGNAIATVQSGDPIKVITVRATGFDPVAAEGGSASVEKIDAAADAGISQFVSREVTKLDRPELTSASIIVSGGRGLGSGENYTKVLEPLADKLQAALGASRAAVDAGYVPNDYQVGQTGKIVAPQLYIAVGISGAIQHLAGMKDSKVIVAINKDPEAPIFSVADYGLVGDLFTLVPELVNELG, from the coding sequence ATGACGATTCTGGTGATTGCGGAACATGACAACGCGTCGATCAAGGCAGCCACGCTGAACACGGTGGCCGCGGCAACGAAGATCGGCGGCGACATTCACGTGCTGGTCGCGGGCCACGACGCGCAGGGCGCGGCGGACGCGGCGGCGAAGATCGCGGGCGTATCGAAGGTGCTGCTGGCCGACGCGCCGCAGCTCGCGGACGGTCTCGCGGAAAACGTCGAGGCGACCGCGCTGAACGTCGCGAAGGACTACTCGCACATCCTCGCGCCGGCAACGGCCTACGGCAAGAACATCGCGCCGCGGATCGCGGCGAAGCTGGACGTCGCGCAGATCTCGGACATCACGGCGGTCGATTCGGCCGACACGTTCGAGCGCCCGATCTACGCGGGCAACGCGATCGCGACGGTGCAGTCGGGTGATCCGATCAAGGTGATCACGGTGCGCGCGACGGGCTTCGATCCGGTCGCGGCGGAAGGCGGCAGCGCGTCGGTCGAGAAGATCGACGCGGCGGCGGACGCGGGCATCTCGCAGTTCGTGAGCCGCGAAGTGACGAAGCTCGATCGTCCGGAGCTGACGAGCGCGAGCATCATCGTGTCGGGCGGCCGGGGCCTCGGCAGCGGCGAGAACTACACGAAGGTGCTGGAGCCGCTGGCGGACAAGCTGCAGGCGGCGCTGGGCGCGTCGCGCGCGGCGGTGGACGCGGGCTACGTGCCGAACGACTATCAGGTGGGCCAGACGGGCAAGATCGTCGCGCCGCAGTTGTACATCGCGGTGGGTATCTCGGGCGCGATCCAGCACCTGGCGGGGATGAAGGATTCGAAGGTGATCGTCGCGATCAACAAGGATCCGGAAGCGCCGATCTTCAGCGTGGCCGATTACGGCCTCGTCGGCGATCTGTTCACGCTCGTGCCGGAACTCGTGAACGAGCTCGGCTGA
- a CDS encoding Lrp/AsnC ligand binding domain-containing protein codes for MRTQRQPVRALDKLDRRILKLLQEDGRMAMKDLAERVGLTVTPCIERVRRMERDGVITGYHAHVDPAQLGAALLVFVEITLDHKSGNMFEQFRREVMKIDEVLECHLVSGDFDYLIKARIGEMADYRKLLGDILLQLPGAVQSKSYVVMEEIKETLMIAVNE; via the coding sequence ATGAGAACTCAACGTCAGCCGGTACGCGCGCTCGACAAGCTCGACCGGCGCATTCTGAAGCTGCTGCAAGAGGACGGCCGCATGGCGATGAAGGACCTCGCCGAGCGCGTCGGCCTGACGGTCACGCCGTGCATCGAGCGGGTGCGGCGGATGGAGCGCGACGGCGTGATCACCGGCTACCACGCGCACGTCGATCCCGCGCAGCTCGGCGCCGCGCTGCTCGTGTTCGTCGAGATCACGCTCGATCACAAGAGCGGCAACATGTTCGAGCAGTTTCGCCGCGAAGTGATGAAGATCGACGAGGTGCTCGAATGCCATCTGGTGTCGGGCGACTTCGATTATCTGATCAAGGCGCGGATCGGCGAGATGGCCGACTACCGGAAGCTGCTCGGCGACATCCTGCTGCAGCTCCCGGGCGCCGTGCAATCGAAGAGCTATGTCGTGATGGAGGAAATCAAGGAGACGCTGATGATCGCGGTCAACGAGTGA
- a CDS encoding MetQ/NlpA family ABC transporter substrate-binding protein, with the protein MQRRMMLKLAAALGAAACVASAQAQAQTIKVGVTGGPHAQVMEEVRKVAARSGLDIRIVEFSDYVQPNAALAAGDLDANSYQHAPYLEAQVKDRGYRIVKVADTVTFPMGIYSKRVKSLAALQSGARIAIPNDPTNGGRALLLLQKQGLLKLRDGAGLKATRFDVVDNPKQLKIVELDAAQIPRSLADVDAAAINTNYAMEAGLKPKQDAIAIEGPNGPYANILAVRAEDKDKPWVAKLVAAYRSPDVKRFIERRFGGAVIAAW; encoded by the coding sequence ATGCAACGAAGAATGATGCTGAAGCTCGCCGCCGCGCTCGGCGCGGCCGCGTGCGTCGCGAGCGCGCAGGCGCAGGCGCAGACGATCAAGGTCGGCGTGACGGGCGGCCCGCATGCGCAGGTGATGGAGGAAGTGAGGAAGGTCGCGGCGAGGAGCGGGCTCGACATCCGTATCGTCGAATTCTCCGATTACGTGCAGCCGAACGCGGCGCTCGCGGCGGGCGACCTCGACGCGAACAGCTACCAGCATGCCCCGTATCTCGAAGCGCAGGTGAAGGACCGCGGCTACAGGATCGTCAAGGTCGCGGACACCGTGACGTTCCCGATGGGCATCTATTCGAAGCGCGTGAAGTCGCTCGCGGCGCTGCAATCGGGCGCGCGTATCGCGATCCCGAACGATCCGACGAACGGCGGCCGCGCGCTGTTGCTGCTGCAGAAGCAGGGCCTGCTGAAGCTGCGCGACGGCGCGGGCCTGAAGGCGACGCGCTTCGACGTCGTCGACAACCCCAAGCAGTTGAAGATCGTCGAGCTCGATGCCGCGCAGATCCCGCGCTCGCTCGCCGACGTCGACGCGGCCGCGATCAACACGAACTACGCGATGGAAGCCGGCCTGAAGCCGAAGCAGGACGCGATCGCAATCGAGGGCCCGAATGGCCCGTACGCGAACATTCTCGCGGTGCGCGCCGAAGACAAGGACAAGCCGTGGGTCGCGAAGCTCGTCGCCGCATACCGGTCGCCCGACGTGAAGCGCTTCATCGAGCGCCGGTTCGGCGGCGCGGTGATCGCCGCATGGTAG
- a CDS encoding electron transfer flavoprotein subunit beta/FixA family protein gives MKILVPVKRVVDYNVKVRVKSDGTGVDIANVKMSMNPFDEIAVEEAVRLKEAGVATEVIAVSVGVAQAQETLRTALAIGADRAILVESNDEVQPLSVAKILKALVDKEQPQLVILGKQAIDDDSNQTGQMLAALANLPQATFASKVTVADGKATVAREVDGGAETLSLTLPAVVTTDLRLNEPRYVTLPNIMKAKKKPLETVKPEDLGVDVAPRLKTLKVVEPPKRAAGVKVADVKTLVEKLKTEAKVL, from the coding sequence ATGAAAATCCTGGTGCCAGTGAAAAGAGTGGTCGATTACAACGTGAAGGTCCGCGTGAAGTCGGATGGCACGGGCGTCGATATCGCGAACGTGAAGATGTCGATGAACCCGTTCGACGAGATCGCCGTTGAAGAAGCGGTGCGCCTGAAGGAAGCGGGCGTGGCGACCGAGGTGATCGCGGTGTCGGTGGGCGTCGCGCAGGCTCAGGAAACGCTTCGCACGGCGCTCGCGATCGGCGCGGACCGCGCGATTCTCGTCGAATCGAACGACGAGGTGCAGCCGCTTTCCGTCGCGAAGATCCTGAAGGCGCTGGTCGACAAGGAGCAGCCGCAGCTCGTGATCCTCGGCAAGCAGGCGATCGACGACGATTCGAACCAGACGGGCCAGATGCTCGCCGCGCTCGCGAACCTGCCGCAGGCGACGTTCGCGTCGAAGGTGACGGTAGCCGACGGCAAGGCTACCGTCGCGCGCGAAGTGGACGGCGGCGCGGAAACGCTGTCGCTGACGCTGCCGGCGGTGGTGACGACGGACTTGCGCCTGAACGAGCCGCGCTACGTGACGTTGCCGAACATCATGAAGGCGAAGAAGAAGCCGCTGGAGACGGTGAAGCCGGAAGACCTGGGCGTGGACGTCGCGCCGCGTCTGAAGACGCTGAAGGTGGTGGAGCCGCCGAAGCGCGCGGCGGGCGTGAAGGTCGCGGACGTGAAGACGCTGGTCGAGAAGCTGAAGACCGAAGCCAAGGTGCTGTAA
- a CDS encoding D-amino acid dehydrogenase, whose protein sequence is MRVVILGSGVVGVASAYYLARAGHEVTVIDREAGPALDTSFANAGQISPGYAAPWAAPGVPLKAVKWMFEKHAPLAVRLDGTRFQLQWMWQMLRNCTTERYALNKGRMVRLAEYSRDCLQALRAEMGIQYEGRTGGTLQVFRTQQQLDGAAKDIAVLREANVAFELLSSDALKKAEPALAAVSHKLTGGLRLPGDETGDCQLFTTRLAALAEQLGVTFRFNTSIDALAVAGGKIAGVQCGGEMVRADAYVVALGSYSTNLVANLVKIPVYPLKGYSITAPIVDAAKAPVSTVLDETYKIAITRFDDRIRVGGMAEIVGFDKRLRQARRETLDMCVNDLFPGGGDTANATFWTGLRPMTPDGTPIVGRTPVPNLFLNTGHGTLGWTMSCGSGQLLADLMSGKKPAIRADDLSVHRYLSETDGEHRPAYA, encoded by the coding sequence ATGCGTGTGGTTATTTTGGGCAGTGGCGTGGTCGGCGTGGCGAGCGCCTATTATCTGGCGCGCGCGGGCCACGAAGTCACGGTGATCGACCGCGAGGCCGGCCCCGCCCTCGACACGAGCTTTGCGAACGCGGGCCAGATCTCGCCCGGCTACGCGGCGCCGTGGGCCGCGCCCGGCGTGCCGCTGAAGGCGGTCAAGTGGATGTTCGAAAAGCACGCGCCGCTCGCGGTCCGCCTCGACGGCACGCGCTTCCAGTTGCAATGGATGTGGCAGATGCTGCGCAACTGCACGACCGAGCGTTATGCGCTGAACAAGGGCCGGATGGTGCGCCTCGCCGAATACAGCCGCGATTGCCTGCAGGCGCTGCGCGCCGAGATGGGCATCCAGTACGAAGGCCGCACGGGCGGCACGCTGCAGGTCTTCCGCACGCAGCAGCAGCTCGACGGCGCCGCGAAGGACATCGCGGTGCTGCGCGAGGCGAACGTGGCGTTCGAACTGCTGTCGAGCGACGCGCTGAAGAAGGCCGAGCCGGCGCTCGCCGCGGTGTCGCACAAGCTGACGGGCGGCCTGCGGCTGCCGGGCGACGAGACGGGCGACTGCCAGCTCTTCACGACGCGCCTCGCCGCGCTCGCCGAGCAGCTCGGCGTGACGTTCCGATTCAACACCAGCATCGACGCGCTCGCCGTCGCGGGCGGCAAGATTGCGGGCGTCCAGTGCGGCGGCGAGATGGTGCGCGCCGATGCCTACGTGGTCGCGCTCGGCTCGTACTCGACGAACCTCGTCGCGAATCTCGTGAAGATCCCGGTATATCCGCTGAAGGGCTATTCGATCACCGCGCCGATCGTCGACGCGGCGAAGGCGCCCGTGTCGACCGTGCTCGACGAAACCTACAAGATCGCGATCACGCGTTTCGACGATCGGATCCGCGTTGGCGGGATGGCGGAGATCGTCGGCTTCGACAAGCGGCTGCGGCAGGCGCGCCGCGAAACGCTCGACATGTGCGTGAACGACCTGTTCCCGGGTGGCGGCGACACGGCGAACGCGACGTTCTGGACCGGCCTGCGGCCGATGACGCCGGACGGCACGCCGATCGTCGGCCGCACGCCCGTGCCGAACCTGTTCCTCAACACGGGCCACGGCACGCTCGGCTGGACGATGTCGTGCGGCTCCGGCCAGTTGCTCGCCGATCTGATGTCCGGCAAGAAGCCCGCGATCCGCGCGGACGACCTGTCGGTGCATCGCTATCTGAGCGAGACGGACGGCGAGCATCGCCCCGCATACGCATGA